In a genomic window of Vigna angularis cultivar LongXiaoDou No.4 chromosome 6, ASM1680809v1, whole genome shotgun sequence:
- the LOC108341397 gene encoding uncharacterized protein LOC108341397 has translation MELGASGPPLPPSGNSDKGKGKKCYVVKLMTRFNNEIGSTSQPTTPTSTSTGRFVPPPLVVLALTPTPNQVPTSTPTSIGTSLPPPIQVPGLTPTPYQVPPHRMTLLSPNVGSNPSTPRNIAPSPGIKDADPHSSSAANYVEECSNSHPMITPIGGGFYPTKTASKAITATIKQQFDESWLTWGSIPKSTRDVFFDRFKRKVSWKPEDEEKVKKNYHTKASHRLSKMYKKARTLGKRPNWLGDDTWNALLEKWNMPLYKQKCETTKKNKTSKKGGCLHTRGSISVHEHAIRLSQELGQSVHVDEIFQQTHSRQSTGEFVDERSETASVDVSASSPLDPTEEERIKNRCWLEAAGGKYKGRVYGIGNVTSQDDCVDSYIQQTQASSTAQQQNSQEIVNLKSQLQQYGQQLEKFEGFIGVLLPFLQQPQLHKTF, from the exons ATGGAATTAGGTGCTTCTGGCCCTCCTCTTCCACCTTCAGGAAATTCTGATAAGGGGAAGGGGAAGAAATGTTATGTAGTGAAGTTGATGACACGTTTCAATAATGAAATTGGTTCAACCAGTCAGCCAACTACACCTACCTCTACCTCCACTGGTAGATTTGTTCCACCTCCACTAGTTGTTCTTGCCTTGACTCCCACTCCAAATCAAGTTCCTACATCTACACCTACCTCCATTGGTACATCTCTTCCACCTCCAATACAAGTGCCTGGCTTGACACCCACTCCATACCAAGTGCCTCCTCATCGAATGACTTTACTCTCTCCCAATGTTGGTTCTAACCCATCAACTCCCAGAAATATTGCACCATCACCTGGTATAAAGGATGCAGATCCACATTCCAGTTCAGCCGCCAATTACGTGGAAGAATGTTCCAATAGTCATCCAATGATTACACCCATTGGAGGAGG attttatcCTACGAAAACTGCATCGAAGGCAATCACAGCCACCATCAAGCAACAGTTTGATGAGTCATGGCTAACATGGGGCTCAATCCCTAAGTCAACCAGAGATGTCTTCTTCGACCGTTTTAAG AGAAAGGTTTCATGGAAGCCTGAAGATGaggaaaaggtaaaaaaaaattatcacaccAAGGCATCTCATAGACTCTCAAAGATGTATAAAAAAGCTAGAACTCTAGGAAAAAGACCTAATTGGCTGGGGGATGATACTTGGAATGCTCTTTTGGAAAAGTGGAACATGCCACTTTATAAACAAAAGTGTGAAACAACAAAGAAGAATAAGACATCTAAAAAGGGTGGTTGTTTGCACACTAGAGGATCTATAAGCGTGCATGAGCATGCTATTCGTTTG TCACAGGAGCTTGGTCAGTCTgtgcatgttgatgaaatatttcagcaGACACATAGTCGCCAATCAACAGGGGAATTTGTGGACGAAAG atcTGAGACTGCATCTGTTGATGTCTCAGCATCTTCTCCTCTAGACCCTACGGAGGAGGAAAGAATTAAAAACCGATGTTGGTTAGAGGCTGCTGGTGGAAAATACAAGGGACGCGTATACGGCATTGGAAATGTCACTTCCCAAGATGACTGTGTTGATAGTTACATCCAACAGACACAGGCATCTTCTACTGCTCAACAACAAAATTCACAAGAAATTGTTAACCTGAAATCGCAGTTACAACAATATGGTCAGCAGCTTGAAAAGTTTGAAGGCTTTATTGGCGTCCTCCTGCCATTTCTTCAGCAGCCACAGCTGCACAAGACTTTTTAA
- the LOC108341396 gene encoding uncharacterized protein LOC108341396, which translates to MGNAAVTPCFHHKRSSESLLSSKLIFWDGSTRCLKGKHVAGEIMFEFPDKVVCHADSFFIGHPIPALALEDELMVGEAYFVLPIQFFTCKTISVSSLLSLGSSPNKATIKFGECAFEYLKGSNGRVLIKVMPQFITMLIKRGKRCNPTTTHNNFLCSTPELKKHYQMLVKSKDQVWSPKLDTISEYKVRFSPCRFLGLEWKEKEKTEVVS; encoded by the coding sequence ATGGGAAATGCAGCTGTGACTCCATGCTTTCACCATAAAAGATCATCAGAATCGTTGTTGTCATCGAAACTTATATTCTGGGATGGTAGCACGAGATGTCTGAAGGGTAAGCACGTGGCTGGTGAGATCATGTTTGAGTTCCCAGATAAGGTTGTTTGCCATGCAGATTCCTTCTTTATAGGACACCCAATTCCTGCTTTAGCATTAGAGGATGAGTTGATGGTAGGTGAAGCCTATTTCGTTCTTCCCATTCAGTTCTTCACATGCAAAACCATTTCTGTCTCTTCACTCTTGTCCTTGGGATCATCCCCTAACAAGGCCACTATCAAATTTGGGGAATGCGCTTTTGAGTACTTGAAAGGGTCCAACGGAAGGGTACTCATAAAGGTCATGCCTCAGTTCATAACAATGCTCATCAAAAGAGGTAAAAGATGCAACCCCACCACCACTCACAACAACTTTCTCTGCAGCACTCCCGAGTTGAAAAAACACTATCAAATGCTTGTAAAGTCCAAGGACCAGGTTTGGTCACCTAAGCTTGATACCATTTCGGAGTACAAGGTTCGGTTTTCACCGTGTAGATTTTTAGGTTTAGAAtggaaggaaaaggaaaagacaGAGGTTGTGTCTTGA